The following are encoded together in the Brassica napus cultivar Da-Ae chromosome A9, Da-Ae, whole genome shotgun sequence genome:
- the BNAA09G54350D gene encoding uncharacterized protein BNAA09G54350D: MSCKGEVVLRLEEVLLLLPSNLFNEVFLDCIGPFPQSYREGSYYDRKLRTCYPSNNYGFIKKQSDDAGSGGIKPRGTGVFLPARPVSSPEEKRPKKKTCPIISSCSKQVFLPKEWAY, translated from the exons ATGTCTTGCAAGGGAGAGGTTGTGCTACGTTTGGAGGAAGTGTTGCTTCTCTTACCTTCAAATCTCTTCAACGAGGTCTTTCTTGACTGCATCGGTCCATTTCCACAG AGCTATAGAGAAGGTAGCTACTATGATCGGAAGCTACGGACGTGCTACCCGTCGAACAACTACGGTTTCATAAAAAAGCAAAGCGATGATGCTGGTTCTGGGGGGATAAAGCCACGTGGCACTGGAGTGTTTCTTCCTGCAAGACCGGTGAGTAGCCCAGAAGAGAAGAGaccgaagaagaagacatgCCCCATCATCTCATCTTGTTCTAAACAAGTTTTTCTTCCTAAGGAATGGGCGTATTAG